One Verrucomicrobiota bacterium DNA window includes the following coding sequences:
- a CDS encoding response regulator transcription factor, whose translation MLVDDQEINLAALVNLRMRASDAASVTKALLEAAPKSKIVGFNGPDDRAAILAMLRAGACGYLHSACSSSEMSRALAPDSIAGRTFEVTITSGTPPVFASQGSYRFLPSGIDQSYVVI comes from the coding sequence TTGCTTGTCGATGATCAGGAGATCAACCTGGCCGCCCTGGTGAATCTCCGCATGCGGGCTTCCGATGCGGCCAGTGTGACCAAAGCTCTGCTGGAGGCCGCGCCGAAGTCAAAAATAGTTGGCTTCAATGGCCCGGATGACCGGGCGGCGATTCTGGCGATGCTCCGCGCCGGGGCTTGCGGCTATCTCCACAGCGCGTGTTCTTCCTCCGAAATGTCCCGCGCCCTGGCGCCGGATTCGATCGCAGGCCGCACTTTCGAGGTGACCATCACAAGTGGAACGCCACCAGTTTTCGCTTCGCAAGGTTCGTATCGGTTTCTTCCCTCCGGAATCGACCAATCCTACGTTGTCATCTGA